The proteins below are encoded in one region of Clostridium fermenticellae:
- a CDS encoding DUF1634 domain-containing protein, with protein sequence MNCKNIKKEVADENNIEKEKEEVELIIGKSLRVGVVLSAAIIIVGLFKFLVTGNSGYSGNYYPTTIPDIFKGFISFKAYGIMLTGLYILILTPVVRVAVSIFVFLKENDYLYVKITLFVLAILLFSLTMGKSL encoded by the coding sequence ATGAACTGTAAAAATATAAAAAAAGAAGTAGCAGATGAAAACAATATTGAAAAAGAGAAAGAAGAAGTTGAACTCATTATAGGAAAATCATTGAGAGTAGGTGTGGTTTTAAGTGCTGCAATCATTATTGTAGGGCTTTTTAAATTTTTAGTGACCGGGAATAGTGGATATTCAGGAAATTATTATCCGACTACTATTCCCGATATATTTAAGGGCTTTATATCATTTAAAGCTTATGGAATAATGCTCACTGGTTTATATATTTTGATTTTAACACCTGTAGTCCGTGTTGCTGTTTCAATATTTGTATTTCTTAAAGAGAATGATTATCTGTATGTAAAGATAACATTATTTGTACTTGCGATATTATTGTTCAGTCTTACTATGGGTAAGTCATTATAG
- a CDS encoding sulfite exporter TauE/SafE family protein, with product MVLMSIKIFLVAIFAGVFGAVLGLGGGMIVTPVLTLLFGIDIKYAIGASLISVIATSSGSAVGYIRDKITNVRVGMFLEIATTIGAISGAFLGGIINPDYLYAIFGALLFYSAVAMVKKRKDELPNGVESDPLAKKLALEGEYYDKSLNKTISYNVSNIPGGFIVMYCAGVASGLLGIGSGSFKVMALDVFMKLPLKVSSATSNFMMGVTAAASAGVYLSRGNIDPKIAAPVALGVLIGSTLGGRLMQRLKSKTIRKIFIPVIIYISLQMIYKGLVGR from the coding sequence ATGGTACTAATGTCAATAAAAATTTTTTTGGTCGCAATCTTTGCCGGAGTATTTGGAGCAGTGCTTGGACTTGGTGGAGGGATGATTGTTACTCCAGTTTTGACACTACTTTTTGGAATTGATATTAAGTATGCCATAGGTGCCAGCTTAATATCTGTAATAGCAACCTCAAGTGGTTCGGCAGTAGGATACATAAGAGATAAAATAACTAATGTAAGAGTGGGAATGTTTCTTGAAATTGCAACTACAATAGGAGCTATTTCTGGTGCATTTTTAGGCGGAATAATAAATCCTGATTATCTTTATGCAATATTTGGAGCATTACTTTTTTATTCAGCTGTTGCAATGGTAAAAAAACGCAAGGATGAATTACCCAATGGAGTTGAGTCGGATCCTTTAGCTAAGAAACTAGCTCTTGAGGGAGAATATTATGATAAATCATTGAATAAAACTATATCATATAATGTGTCAAATATACCTGGTGGATTCATTGTTATGTATTGCGCGGGTGTGGCTTCCGGACTTTTAGGAATAGGGAGCGGAAGTTTTAAGGTAATGGCACTTGATGTATTTATGAAACTGCCGCTTAAGGTATCAAGCGCAACAAGCAATTTTATGATGGGAGTTACTGCTGCAGCAAGTGCCGGAGTCTATCTCTCCAGAGGAAACATAGATCCTAAAATAGCAGCTCCAGTGGCACTTGGAGTACTCATTGGCTCAACTTTAGGAGGAAGGCTGATGCAGAGACTCAAGAGTAAAACTATAAGAAAGATATTTATACCAGTTATAATATATATTTCACTTCAAATGATTTATAAAGGATTGGTGGGTAGATAA